In a genomic window of Cyclopterus lumpus isolate fCycLum1 chromosome 13, fCycLum1.pri, whole genome shotgun sequence:
- the ssh2a gene encoding protein phosphatase Slingshot homolog 2 isoform X4, producing MAGLIMESGSGEDDRRSQPRSISESFLTVKGAALFLPRGNSPTPNSAPHMNQRRNKHTGDLQQHLQTMFTVLRSEDTIRLAVRLESAYPQVTRYMVVVSTNGRQDTEESIVLGVDFVSSDSCTVGLVLPLWSDTLIHLDGDGGFSVSTVNRVHVFKPVSVQAMWSALQSLHKACDVARCHNHYPGSLFLTWVSYYQSRVSSNQVCVNEWNAMQDVESHRANSPVLFTDLPTERERTERLIKMRLREIMMQKDLENVTCKEIRTELEMQMVCNLREFKEFIDNEMILILGQMDSPTEIFEHVYLGSEWNASNLEELQNSGVLYILNVTREIDNFFPEMFQYHNIRVYDEEATNLLEYWNETFKFITKAKKAGAKCLVHCKMGVSRSASTVIAYAMKEYGWDLDTAFDHVKERRAVTKPNPSFMKQLEEYQGILLASKQRHNKLWRSHSDGDLSDRPESMCKASSRSLGRSNSHNNNSTSSPSLHHFLGVAVLHALGAGPEDSAEANGSHADSDSHADSDGVCDSPDPEEVGSGCGDPRLLPLPRPRAATVVPEERLDNSTSVAVTVPAALTHPPPSLHILPPTPELHRAHRAPPTHLSISVPKPLELSLNLPERSSSEETSTLTLGSADSDILDQSLSDVTSDKRSPLSPANITTLSLALPLAASDNNNNPSELQIGRGEADGSSNHSADSIDFFSAREKFLGLAQDGGSRTLSEQAQQRAPLSENEEEEEESYASSQASPQSDDGVDKASPDRTPHDNGISVRHIVTEIEAICHPASCLPAPPSSSLPASSHSPQLIRSDHQTEAEAPEATHGSLTPPSHPQSPSMLPCDWPAGSVRRAAEQLEQKLKQEMETAAPQRSPLHSPSGEQPPVRLCPCPPSTEHPPLDSPQDCTEQWITRGEVAADSAKSKDEEKHTGSQAERGSSGTDNLPDPSCSPDSNISRVSGAIPIVVPTPIDGHMLTSSLASSLLEEASLDTSAQSQRRSQIQPLQTQDASHQMTLEGATAQESDTDERMESSSQGGRGGCGPSCDAESRLARGSQELERIQQTLRELQAFLHEGVGLEMTDSQDQGPGQPQGLRDVMDTEPEPCKGSSSEQTPQGLEVGHRRRERQEGQSFLEPIVWHRAMELEARIRHAGLTPPSLMKRSASLAKLDCLELSANDLSDLDLRTHTRATSSHSQDSFSASTSHPDDTWKKQKVLARSTPVERTGLSRGEFASSSSSPSLSHCSPKDDTGEREEPDGGGSGAVAPARQQGPRGHSARRSRKGSAEKKQRAVTVLYNTM from the exons TATCAGTGAGAGTTTCCTCACCGTAAAAGGCGCGGCCCTGTTCCTTCCCAGGGGGAACAGCCCCACGCCGAACTCTGCACCTCACATgaaccaacgcaggaacaagCACACAG GTGACCTCCAGCAACATCTTCAGACCATGTTCACTGTGCTGCGGTCGGAGGACACCATCCGACTG GCTGTGCGTCTGGAGAGCGCCTACCCTCAGGTAACCCGCTACATGGTGGTGGTCTCCACCAATGGAAGGCAGGACACGGAGGAGAGCATCGTGCTCGGAGTGGACTTTGTCTCCTCTGATAG CTGCACAGTGGGTCTGGTTCTGCCTCTCTGGAGTGACACTTTGATCCACCTGGATGGAGACGG TGGTTTTAGTGTTTCGACGGTGAACAGGGTTCATGTTTTCAAGCCAGTTTCGGTCCAGGCCATGTG GTCAGCCCTCCAGTCGCTCCACAAAGCGTGCGATGTGGCCCGCTGCCACAACCACTACCCGGGCAGCCTGTTCCTGACCTGGGTCAGCTACTACCAGAGCAGGGTCTCGTCCAACCAGGTCTGCGTCAACGAGTGGAACGCCATGCAGGACGTCGAGTCGCACCGTGCCAATTCACCCGTTCTCTTCACAGACCT GCCCACAGAGAGGGAGCGCACAGAGAGGCTGATCAAGATGCGCCTCAGAGAGATCATGATGCAGAAAGACCTGGAGAACGTCACCTGTAAGGAG ATCCGAACGGAGCTGGAGATGCAGATGGTTTGTAACCTGAGGGAGTTTAAGGAGTTCATAGACAACGAGATGATCCTCATCCTGGGGCAGATGGACAGCCCCACCGAAATCTTTGAACACGTCTATCTG GGCTCTGAGTGGAATGCCTCGaatctggaggagctgcagaacaGCGG AGTGCTCTACATCCTGAACGTGACCAGGGAGATAGACAACTTCTTCCCGGAGATGTTTCAGTACCACAACATCCGAGTGTACGACGAAGAGGCCACCAACCTGCTGGAGTACTGGAACGAGACCTTCAAGTTCATCACCAAAGCCAA GAAAGCTGGTGCCAAGTGTCTGGTTCACTGTAAAATGGGTGTGAGTCGCTCCGCCTCCACGGTGATCGCCTACGCCATGAAGGAGTACGGCTGGGACCTGGACACGGCCTTTGACCACGTCAAAGAGAGACGGGCCGTCACCAAGCCAAACCCTTCCTTCATGAAACAGCTGGAGGAGTATCAGGGGATTCTGCTGGCCAG CAAACAGAGGCATAATAAGCTGTGGCGCTCGCACTCTGACGGTGACCTGTCGGATCGCCCGGAGTCCATGTGCAAAGCCTCGTCTCGCTCTCTGGGCCGCTCCAActctcacaacaacaacagcacgtcctccccctccttgcATCACTTCCTGGGTGTGGCCGTGCTGCACGCCCTCGGTGCTGGGCCCGAAGACTCTGCCGAGGCGAACGGCTCGCACGCGGACTCCGACTCGCACGCGGACTCCGACGGTGTGTGTGACTCTCCGGATCCGGAGGAGGTCGGATCGGGTTGCGGAGACCCCCGCCTGCTTCCCCTCCCCAGACCCCGAGCAGCCACCGTCGTCCCCGAGGAGAGGCTGGACAATTCAACCAGCGTGGCTGTCACTGTGCCTGCTGCTTTAACCCACCCTCCACCATCACTCCACATCTTGCCCCCCACTCCAGAACTCCATCGTGCCCACCGGGCCCCTCCCACACATCTGTCCATCTCAGTGCCCAAACCGTTGGAACTGTCACTGAATTTGCCTGAGCGAAGCAGCTCAGAAGAAACCTCTACTCTCACTCTGGGCTCCGCTGACTCGGACATACTAGACCAATCGTTATCGGACGTTACAAGTGACAAACGGAGCCCCCTCAGCCCTGCGAACATCACCACCCTCTCCCTGGCTCTTCCACTCGCCGCcagcgacaacaacaacaaccccagCGAGCTGCAGATCGGGCGCGGCGAGGCCGACGGCTCGTCCAACCACAGCGCCGACAGCATCGACTTCTTCAGCGCCAGGGAGAAGTTTCTGGGCCTGGCCCAAGATGGCGGGTCCCGGACACTTTCTGAGCAGGCACAGCAAAGGGCACCTCTGTCGGAaaacgaagaggaagaggaggaaagctATGCGAGTAGTCAG GCGTCTCCGCAGTCTGATGACGGCGTCGACAAAGCCAGCCCTGACCGCACCCCTCACGACAACGGCATATCAGTCCGCCATATTGTCACAGAGATTGAAGCCATATGCcaccctgcctcctgcctccccgcccccccctcttCGTCCCTCCCCGCGTCCTCCCACAGCCCTCAGCTCATCCGATCGGATCACCAGACGGAGGCCGAGGCCCCCGAAGCCACGCACGGCTCTCTAACGCCACCCTCCCACCCGCAGTCTCCCTCCATGCTGCCGTGCGACTGGCCGGCGGGCTCGGTGCGGCGAGCCGCCGAGCAGCTGGAGCAGAAGCTGAAGCAGGAAATGGAGACGGCGGCGCCTCAGCGGTCGCCGCTGCATTCCCCCAGCGGCGAGCAGCCTCCGGTCAGACTGTGCCCGTGTCCCCCGAGCACTGAACATCCTCCCCTCGACTCGCCTCAGGACTGCACGGAACAATGGATCACTCGGGGAGAGGTCGCGGCCGACTCTGCCAAATCCAAAGACGAAGAAAAGCACACGGGGTCACAGGCAGAGCGCGGCTCCTCAGGGACGGACAACCTTCCAGACCCTTCATGCTCCCCCGACTCAAATATCAGCCGAGTCTCTGGTGCTATACCCATCGTTGTGCCCACTCCCATAGACGGTCATATGCTCACGTCATCACTGGCCTCTAGTCTGTTGGAAGAAGCATCTCTAGATACCTCAGCCCAGTCCCAAAGACGAAGCCAAATCCAGCCACTTCAGACCCAGGACGCCTCACACCAGATGACTCTGGAGGGGGCGACAGCGCAAGAGTCCGACACAGACGAGCGGATGGAATCCAGCTCTCAGGGCGGGCGGGGGGGCTGCGGCCCCAGCTGTGACGCCGAGAGCAGGCTGGCTCGCGGCAgccaggagctggagaggatTCAGCAGACACTCAGAGAGCTGCAGGCCTTCCTCCACGAGGGCGTCGGCCTGGAGATGACGGACAGCCAAGACCAGGGACCGGGGCAACCTCAGGGGCTGAGAGACGTCATGGACACGGAGCCGGAACCTTGTAAAGGGTCCAGTTCTGAGCAGACCCCTCAAGGCCTGGAAGTAGGGCATCGGCGgcgagagagacaagagggcCAGAGTTTCCTGGAGCCCATCGTGTGGCACAGAGCCATGGAGCTTGAGGCCCGCATCCGCCATGCCGGCCTCACCCCCCCTTCCCTCATGAAGAGGTCGGCCTCCTTAGCGAAACTGGACTGTCTGGAGCTGTCGGCCAATGACCTCAGCGACTTggacctgaggacacacaccaGGGCGACGTCGTCACATTCCCAGGACTCCTTCTCCGCGTCCACATCTCACCCCGACGACACCTGGAAGAAGCAGAAAGTGTTGGCTCGCAGCACTCCTGTCGAGCGGACCGGCTTGTCCCGCGGGGAGTTTGCCTCGTCATCCTCGTcaccctccctctcccactGTAGTCCCAAAGACGACacgggggagagggaggagccgGACGGCGGCGGTAGCGGCGCGGTCGCCCCGGCGCGTCAGCAGGGGCCCAGGGGACACTCGGCGAGACGATCTCGCAAAGGCTCCGCTGAGAAGAAGCAGCGAGCTGTCACCGTGCTATACAATACCATGTAA
- the ssh2a gene encoding protein phosphatase Slingshot homolog 2 isoform X1: MTLGAVSGSDGSSAVSVCSCCGAKMVPCFGDDAAVSKNQINQLISESFLTVKGAALFLPRGNSPTPNSAPHMNQRRNKHTGDLQQHLQTMFTVLRSEDTIRLAVRLESAYPQVTRYMVVVSTNGRQDTEESIVLGVDFVSSDSCTVGLVLPLWSDTLIHLDGDGGFSVSTVNRVHVFKPVSVQAMWSALQSLHKACDVARCHNHYPGSLFLTWVSYYQSRVSSNQVCVNEWNAMQDVESHRANSPVLFTDLPTERERTERLIKMRLREIMMQKDLENVTCKEIRTELEMQMVCNLREFKEFIDNEMILILGQMDSPTEIFEHVYLGSEWNASNLEELQNSGVLYILNVTREIDNFFPEMFQYHNIRVYDEEATNLLEYWNETFKFITKAKKAGAKCLVHCKMGVSRSASTVIAYAMKEYGWDLDTAFDHVKERRAVTKPNPSFMKQLEEYQGILLASKQRHNKLWRSHSDGDLSDRPESMCKASSRSLGRSNSHNNNSTSSPSLHHFLGVAVLHALGAGPEDSAEANGSHADSDSHADSDGVCDSPDPEEVGSGCGDPRLLPLPRPRAATVVPEERLDNSTSVAVTVPAALTHPPPSLHILPPTPELHRAHRAPPTHLSISVPKPLELSLNLPERSSSEETSTLTLGSADSDILDQSLSDVTSDKRSPLSPANITTLSLALPLAASDNNNNPSELQIGRGEADGSSNHSADSIDFFSAREKFLGLAQDGGSRTLSEQAQQRAPLSENEEEEEESYASSQASPQSDDGVDKASPDRTPHDNGISVRHIVTEIEAICHPASCLPAPPSSSLPASSHSPQLIRSDHQTEAEAPEATHGSLTPPSHPQSPSMLPCDWPAGSVRRAAEQLEQKLKQEMETAAPQRSPLHSPSGEQPPVRLCPCPPSTEHPPLDSPQDCTEQWITRGEVAADSAKSKDEEKHTGSQAERGSSGTDNLPDPSCSPDSNISRVSGAIPIVVPTPIDGHMLTSSLASSLLEEASLDTSAQSQRRSQIQPLQTQDASHQMTLEGATAQESDTDERMESSSQGGRGGCGPSCDAESRLARGSQELERIQQTLRELQAFLHEGVGLEMTDSQDQGPGQPQGLRDVMDTEPEPCKGSSSEQTPQGLEVGHRRRERQEGQSFLEPIVWHRAMELEARIRHAGLTPPSLMKRSASLAKLDCLELSANDLSDLDLRTHTRATSSHSQDSFSASTSHPDDTWKKQKVLARSTPVERTGLSRGEFASSSSSPSLSHCSPKDDTGEREEPDGGGSGAVAPARQQGPRGHSARRSRKGSAEKKQRAVTVLYNTM, translated from the exons TATCAGTGAGAGTTTCCTCACCGTAAAAGGCGCGGCCCTGTTCCTTCCCAGGGGGAACAGCCCCACGCCGAACTCTGCACCTCACATgaaccaacgcaggaacaagCACACAG GTGACCTCCAGCAACATCTTCAGACCATGTTCACTGTGCTGCGGTCGGAGGACACCATCCGACTG GCTGTGCGTCTGGAGAGCGCCTACCCTCAGGTAACCCGCTACATGGTGGTGGTCTCCACCAATGGAAGGCAGGACACGGAGGAGAGCATCGTGCTCGGAGTGGACTTTGTCTCCTCTGATAG CTGCACAGTGGGTCTGGTTCTGCCTCTCTGGAGTGACACTTTGATCCACCTGGATGGAGACGG TGGTTTTAGTGTTTCGACGGTGAACAGGGTTCATGTTTTCAAGCCAGTTTCGGTCCAGGCCATGTG GTCAGCCCTCCAGTCGCTCCACAAAGCGTGCGATGTGGCCCGCTGCCACAACCACTACCCGGGCAGCCTGTTCCTGACCTGGGTCAGCTACTACCAGAGCAGGGTCTCGTCCAACCAGGTCTGCGTCAACGAGTGGAACGCCATGCAGGACGTCGAGTCGCACCGTGCCAATTCACCCGTTCTCTTCACAGACCT GCCCACAGAGAGGGAGCGCACAGAGAGGCTGATCAAGATGCGCCTCAGAGAGATCATGATGCAGAAAGACCTGGAGAACGTCACCTGTAAGGAG ATCCGAACGGAGCTGGAGATGCAGATGGTTTGTAACCTGAGGGAGTTTAAGGAGTTCATAGACAACGAGATGATCCTCATCCTGGGGCAGATGGACAGCCCCACCGAAATCTTTGAACACGTCTATCTG GGCTCTGAGTGGAATGCCTCGaatctggaggagctgcagaacaGCGG AGTGCTCTACATCCTGAACGTGACCAGGGAGATAGACAACTTCTTCCCGGAGATGTTTCAGTACCACAACATCCGAGTGTACGACGAAGAGGCCACCAACCTGCTGGAGTACTGGAACGAGACCTTCAAGTTCATCACCAAAGCCAA GAAAGCTGGTGCCAAGTGTCTGGTTCACTGTAAAATGGGTGTGAGTCGCTCCGCCTCCACGGTGATCGCCTACGCCATGAAGGAGTACGGCTGGGACCTGGACACGGCCTTTGACCACGTCAAAGAGAGACGGGCCGTCACCAAGCCAAACCCTTCCTTCATGAAACAGCTGGAGGAGTATCAGGGGATTCTGCTGGCCAG CAAACAGAGGCATAATAAGCTGTGGCGCTCGCACTCTGACGGTGACCTGTCGGATCGCCCGGAGTCCATGTGCAAAGCCTCGTCTCGCTCTCTGGGCCGCTCCAActctcacaacaacaacagcacgtcctccccctccttgcATCACTTCCTGGGTGTGGCCGTGCTGCACGCCCTCGGTGCTGGGCCCGAAGACTCTGCCGAGGCGAACGGCTCGCACGCGGACTCCGACTCGCACGCGGACTCCGACGGTGTGTGTGACTCTCCGGATCCGGAGGAGGTCGGATCGGGTTGCGGAGACCCCCGCCTGCTTCCCCTCCCCAGACCCCGAGCAGCCACCGTCGTCCCCGAGGAGAGGCTGGACAATTCAACCAGCGTGGCTGTCACTGTGCCTGCTGCTTTAACCCACCCTCCACCATCACTCCACATCTTGCCCCCCACTCCAGAACTCCATCGTGCCCACCGGGCCCCTCCCACACATCTGTCCATCTCAGTGCCCAAACCGTTGGAACTGTCACTGAATTTGCCTGAGCGAAGCAGCTCAGAAGAAACCTCTACTCTCACTCTGGGCTCCGCTGACTCGGACATACTAGACCAATCGTTATCGGACGTTACAAGTGACAAACGGAGCCCCCTCAGCCCTGCGAACATCACCACCCTCTCCCTGGCTCTTCCACTCGCCGCcagcgacaacaacaacaaccccagCGAGCTGCAGATCGGGCGCGGCGAGGCCGACGGCTCGTCCAACCACAGCGCCGACAGCATCGACTTCTTCAGCGCCAGGGAGAAGTTTCTGGGCCTGGCCCAAGATGGCGGGTCCCGGACACTTTCTGAGCAGGCACAGCAAAGGGCACCTCTGTCGGAaaacgaagaggaagaggaggaaagctATGCGAGTAGTCAG GCGTCTCCGCAGTCTGATGACGGCGTCGACAAAGCCAGCCCTGACCGCACCCCTCACGACAACGGCATATCAGTCCGCCATATTGTCACAGAGATTGAAGCCATATGCcaccctgcctcctgcctccccgcccccccctcttCGTCCCTCCCCGCGTCCTCCCACAGCCCTCAGCTCATCCGATCGGATCACCAGACGGAGGCCGAGGCCCCCGAAGCCACGCACGGCTCTCTAACGCCACCCTCCCACCCGCAGTCTCCCTCCATGCTGCCGTGCGACTGGCCGGCGGGCTCGGTGCGGCGAGCCGCCGAGCAGCTGGAGCAGAAGCTGAAGCAGGAAATGGAGACGGCGGCGCCTCAGCGGTCGCCGCTGCATTCCCCCAGCGGCGAGCAGCCTCCGGTCAGACTGTGCCCGTGTCCCCCGAGCACTGAACATCCTCCCCTCGACTCGCCTCAGGACTGCACGGAACAATGGATCACTCGGGGAGAGGTCGCGGCCGACTCTGCCAAATCCAAAGACGAAGAAAAGCACACGGGGTCACAGGCAGAGCGCGGCTCCTCAGGGACGGACAACCTTCCAGACCCTTCATGCTCCCCCGACTCAAATATCAGCCGAGTCTCTGGTGCTATACCCATCGTTGTGCCCACTCCCATAGACGGTCATATGCTCACGTCATCACTGGCCTCTAGTCTGTTGGAAGAAGCATCTCTAGATACCTCAGCCCAGTCCCAAAGACGAAGCCAAATCCAGCCACTTCAGACCCAGGACGCCTCACACCAGATGACTCTGGAGGGGGCGACAGCGCAAGAGTCCGACACAGACGAGCGGATGGAATCCAGCTCTCAGGGCGGGCGGGGGGGCTGCGGCCCCAGCTGTGACGCCGAGAGCAGGCTGGCTCGCGGCAgccaggagctggagaggatTCAGCAGACACTCAGAGAGCTGCAGGCCTTCCTCCACGAGGGCGTCGGCCTGGAGATGACGGACAGCCAAGACCAGGGACCGGGGCAACCTCAGGGGCTGAGAGACGTCATGGACACGGAGCCGGAACCTTGTAAAGGGTCCAGTTCTGAGCAGACCCCTCAAGGCCTGGAAGTAGGGCATCGGCGgcgagagagacaagagggcCAGAGTTTCCTGGAGCCCATCGTGTGGCACAGAGCCATGGAGCTTGAGGCCCGCATCCGCCATGCCGGCCTCACCCCCCCTTCCCTCATGAAGAGGTCGGCCTCCTTAGCGAAACTGGACTGTCTGGAGCTGTCGGCCAATGACCTCAGCGACTTggacctgaggacacacaccaGGGCGACGTCGTCACATTCCCAGGACTCCTTCTCCGCGTCCACATCTCACCCCGACGACACCTGGAAGAAGCAGAAAGTGTTGGCTCGCAGCACTCCTGTCGAGCGGACCGGCTTGTCCCGCGGGGAGTTTGCCTCGTCATCCTCGTcaccctccctctcccactGTAGTCCCAAAGACGACacgggggagagggaggagccgGACGGCGGCGGTAGCGGCGCGGTCGCCCCGGCGCGTCAGCAGGGGCCCAGGGGACACTCGGCGAGACGATCTCGCAAAGGCTCCGCTGAGAAGAAGCAGCGAGCTGTCACCGTGCTATACAATACCATGTAA